Within Alteromonas sp. LMIT006, the genomic segment GACTTGTGCGATAAAGACGGTTGCAACCCCTTGCATAATAGCCGTGCCGTCCATGTTAATGGTGGCGCCTAAGGGGATGGTGAAACTGGCAACGCTTGGTTGCACCCCAAGCTTTTGTCGGGCAGTTGCCATCGTGACAGGGAGGGTGGCATTAGAACTTGAAGTACTAAAGGCAAACAAACACGTTTGCTTCATTTTATTTAATAGCATTCGCGGGTCTAATCCCGTAAGAGTTTTGAGTAAAACAGGATAGGTAACTAAACCATGGAATACTAAAACGAAGAATACTAAGAAAAAGTATTTCGCTAAACCTAATATGGTATCGAAGCCTATACTGGCAAATAATTTTGCCATTAATACAAAGACACCATAAGGCGCAATGGCCATGACCATCGATACGATTTTCATCATGACGTTATTCAAGTCGTTAAACGCGGCCTTTATGCGCTCTCCGGAGTCACCAGCCAAGGTCAAAGCTACACCAAAAATGACTGCAAACACAATGATTTGCAACATATTACCTTGTGCCATCGATGCAATCGGATTGGATGGAAACATATTGACAAAGACTTGACTCAAAGCAGGGGCTTCTTTGGCGCTATAGGTTGCCTCTGTGGTCAGATTCAGCCCTTCACCTGGCGCGATAATCAATGCCGCAATAATAGCAGAGCTAATGGCGATGGCAGTGGTCGTGATGTAAAGAGCGATGGATTTACCGCCTAATGAACCGAGTTTTGCCGGCTCAGATAAACTGGATGTGCCGCAAACCAGTGATATAAATACGAGTGGCACGACTAGCATCTTTAAACTGGCGATGAAAATTTGACCTAAAGCACCGAATAATCCATCCACTACATTATCGTTGAGCGAGACTCCAGCAATCACCAAATCGCCCGACTCGCCAAACACAGCATTTAAGAGTAAACCGGCTGCCGCACCGGCTACCATGCCGATAAAAATACGAACGGTTAAGCTGAGTTTTTGAGGTTCTGTCACGTTGTTTCCTTTTGTTATTCTTATCTAATGACAAGCAGATTACCGTAACAAAACCTCAGATACAACGACCTTAATCTTGTTGAAAGGAATAGACACTGCCCAAGCCAAGGATTTGGGTCAATTCATCTAAAGCAGTGTAGGATTCGGTGAGCAAATTAGGATCAGCCAAATCGGCTGGAGCTAATTCGTCTCGATAATGTTTATCCACCCATTGATACAACACTTCAAACTGCTCAGAGGTTAAGAAACACTTGGGGTTTACTGCTTTTAGTTGAGCTTTATTTAGGGCTACGCGTAACCGGAGGCAGGCCGGTCCACCGCCGTTTTTCATAGATTGCTTAACATCCAAATAATGAACGTGTTTAATCGGTGTCCCCGCGTCAGTGAGTTTGGATAAATACGCATGTACGGCGGCATTTTCACGACATTCTGTGGGCGCTATTAAGGCCATGTGAACGTCGTCTTGTTCACGATTAATGGTCAGTAACTGGGTATTAAATAAATAGCTTTTCACGGCATCTTCCACACTTACTTCGACGGTCGGGACCTCAATAAAATGCATATCTTTTATACCTACAGTCTCTCCTTTCTGAGCTAATTCAGTTTTAACTTGCACGGTATTGTGAAACGCCTGTTCATGGTAAAACAAAGTATTTTGATTCCCCACTGCAATCACGTCATTGTGAAACACACCTTGGTCAATGACGTCGGGATTTTGCAGTGCAAATACGCACTGGTTTTCATTTAAGCCGTGCAGACGCGCAACCGCTTGTGAGGCTTCTAACGTGTGACGCGCTGGAAATTTGGTAGGCGCGGGTACATCGGGTCGCATGGCTGAGCGGCCGTAGACAAAAAACTCGATACCAGTCTGGTCATATTGAGCACAGAAGCGAGTGTGATTCGCAGCGCCTTCATCGCCAAAGCTGTCTTGTTCAGGTAAATGGGTATGATGCGCAAAATGTGCCTCGTCTGAGAATACCGACTTGAGGATTGCGCCAGTTTGCGTCGGTTCAATGCTCCGATGCAGTTTATTATTTAGGTTCGCAGGCGTAAAATGCACTTTTCCATCTGCAGTATCGGCACTGGGAGACACCGTTGCGGCATTGGCTGTCCACATAGAAGAAGCCGAGTACATTGCCGCTAACAAAGCCGGTTCGGTTTTGGCGACCTTGTTGATGACTTGAGTATCACTGCCACTAAAACCCAGACGTCGTAAAATATTGATATCAGGTCGAGCGTTAGGGGCAAGTACACCTTGGGGCAAGCCTAATTCAGCCACTGTTTGCATTTTGCGGAGTCCTTGCTGGGCTGCAGCTTTGGGTTGACTGGTGCCTTTGGCATGTTGTTTGGATGCGACATTACCATAAGATAGGCCAGCATAATTATGTGTTGGGCCGACTAATCCATCAAAATTGACTTCTACGCCAGACATACAAGTTTCTCCAAAAGTATGATCGCTTGCTAGGCAACAAGCATAGTATAAGGATATAAATAAGGCGCTAGATTACTGTTAAAGCGTTGAGATGGCAAATTGATTTTATAAAAAAATCAATAAAATTAATGGCTTACATCACTTAAAGTGGGTAAGTATGAAGATTTTCTTGTTTTATATGCAATTTACCGATATATCTTTAAAAAGAGATTGAGTATCAAATTTCCCCGTGTACAGCCAGATTTGTACAGTTATATATATGTTTTTCAAAGGATAAGCGTTTTCTCATGGCAAAATCATTAGTCATAGTCGAGTCACCCGCCAAGGCGAAGACCATAAATAAATATTTAGGTAAGGATTTTATCGTAAAATCCTCCGTCGGACACATCCGCGACTTGCCAACCAAAGCATTGGGAAAAGTAGAAGCAAAGATCCCAGCTAAAGAATTAAAAACCTGGCCAGAAAAGAAAAAAGAAGAATATTTAAGACGCCATGAATACATGAAGTTGGTGGATCGTATGGGGGTCGACCCCGAAAATGATTGGCACGCCCATTACCAAATTCTACAAGGCAAAGAAAAGGTGGTCACCGAACTCAAAAAACTCGCCAAAGAAGCAGACACTATTTATCTTGCAACGGATTTGGATAGAGAAGGTGAGGCCATTGCGTGGCATTTGCAAGAGTTACTTGGTGGCAAAGGCAAAACATTCCAGCGCGTGGTGTTTAATGAGATCACTAAATCGGCCATCCAAGATGCGTTTAGCGCCCCAGGCGAAGTCAATATAAATCGGGTCAACGCTCAGCAAGCACGTCGCTTTTTGGACCGTGTAGTGGGCTTTATGCTATCGCCACTATTGTGGAAAAAAGTGGCTCGAGGGTTATCCGCCGGTCGCGTGCAATCGGTTGCCATGCGCTTGGTGGTTGAAAAAGAACGCGAAATCAAAGCCTTTACCCCAGAGGAGTTTTGGGATATTCACGCTGATTTGCGTTATTCAACAGTGTCGCTGACTGATGTTCAACTCAAAATGTTGGTCGCCAAATACCAAGATAAGGCATTTAAGCCGACCAACAAAGCAGAAGCGGAAGCGGCGACTTCTGCATTGCAAGCTCAGCAATATGTGGTTTCAGCAAGAGACAGTCGACCTACAACGTCAAAACCAAGTGCCCCATTTATTACGTCTACCTTACAACAAGCAGCTTCTACACGCTTAGGTTTTGGTGTTAAGAAGACGATGATGCTGGCACAACGCTTATATGAGGCGGGACACATCACCTATATGCGTACTGACTCAACGAATCTATCCAAAGAAGCCGTGAGCAGTGCACGCGATTTTATTAATGAACACTTTGGCGCTCCTTATCTTCCATCGCAGCCGAACATCTATGGTGCTAAAGATAACGCACAAGAGGCTCACGAAGCCATCAGGCCGTCAAATGTGAATGTGCAAGGGGCAAGCCTGTCTGACATGGAAAGAGACGCACAGCGTCTTTATGAGCTCATCTGGCGTCAGTTTGTTGCCTGTCAGATGACCCCTGCTAAATATGACTCAACCACTTTACGCGTGAAAGCCGGCGATTATGAATTAACGGCTAAGGGGCGCGTATTGAAGTTTGCCGGGTGGACCAAAGTGCAAACGCAGATCAGCAAAAAAGGCGAAGACGTTACCTTACCTGATGTCAAAGTAGGGGATGTGCTTGCGCTTGAAAAGCTCGATCCCCAACAACATTTTACCAAGCCACCAGCGCGTTTTAACGAAGCATCTTTGGTTAAAGAGTTAGAAAAAAGAGGCATCGGTCGACCTTCGACTTACGCCAGTATTATTTCTACCATTCAAGATCGTGGATATGTGCATTTAGACAATAAACGCTTTTACGCAACGAAGATGGGCGAAATCGTTACAGACCGTCTCTCGCAAAACTTTGCTGACTTAATGTCCTATGACTTTACCGCCAAAATGGAACAACGCCTCGATGATGTTGCGCACGGACATAAAGCTTGGAAAGACGTATTAAACGCCTTTTATGATGATTTTTATGCCTTATTGTTGATGGCAGAAAAACCAGAAGAAGACGGCGGCATGCATGCCAATAGTGCGGTACAAATCGAACTGGATTGTCCAGAGTGTTCGCGTCCGATGAATGTTCGTACCGCAAGCACAGGCGTGTTTTTGGGGTGTACAGGATACAACTTACCTCCCAAAGAGCGTTGCACTAAAACCTTAAACCTCACACCTGGCGATGAAGCCGTTGCTGTGGTAGACGAGGAAGATTTTGAGACTGAAGCGCTGCGTGCTAAAAAACGCTGTCCTTTGTGTGACACCGCGATGGATAGTTATTTGGTAAACGAAACCACCAAACTCCATGTGTGTGGAAATACGCCCAATTGTCCAGGTACTGAGATTGAGAAAGGCACATACAAGATCAAAGGTTATGATGGCCCCGTCTTGGAATGCGACAAATGCCAGTCTGATATGGAGCTCAAAAACGGCCGTTTTGGCAAATATTTTGATTGTACTAACGAAGCATGCAAAAACACTCGTAAGTTACTCAAAAACGGGGAGCCTGCTCCACCGAAAGAAGATCCGGTGCATTTGCCAGAATTACCATGTCAAAAGTCGGAAGGAGCCTATTTTGTTCTGCGTGATGGCGCATCAGGTATTTTCTTAGCTGCGCATAACTTCCCTAAATCTAGAGAAACGCGAGCACCTTTAGTCAGTGAGCTTAAACGCTTTAAGGACCGTATCTCGCCTAAGTTTTATTACCTAGCGGATGCACCAGCAAAGGATCCTGACGGACAACCTGCTATTGTTCGTTATAGTCGCAAAACCAAACAGCAATACGTTATGTCAGAGAATGAAAACGGTAAAGCATCAGGTTGGGCTGCTTGGTTCCAAGAAGGTAAATGGGTAGTTGATGATAAACGCAAGAAAGCGAAGTAATTTCATTTCTTAAGCGACAAAAGTTAGATATTAAAAAAGGCACTTCATTGGGAAGTGCCTTTTTGGTTTGAATGATTCAAGTCATTCGACTAGTCAACACTTGCTGGTCTAGTCATTGGAGCTTGTGCACGATTCACGACTGAGGCAATCGCTGCTTGGCGTGCAGTGCGAGCAATAGTCGGACGAGATGCATCATTTAATACGTTGATAACGATATCGCCAAACTCACTTTCTAACGCTTTTGGTAAAGCAGTAGGATGTGATGCTCGAGCTTTACTTGGTAATGCAGCTTGTTTAGTCGGTTCTGCATCCACTAACTTAGCTGGTTCAGCATCCACCGGGGGGTGAATATCAATACCCGGCTCAGTGACTGTCTCAGTAACGGCAATCTCGCTTTCAGCGACCATTTCCGTGACACTCGCCGTTTCCACTGCTTGGGTAACTTCAGCCGAGGTCGACGGTTCAGCTTGCTTACCAGATTCGGCCATAATAGTCGCATCTTCGTTTTGTTCACTCACGACTGGCTCAACAACGTCTGATTCAACCGCATCGTCCAGTGGCAGTTCTGCTTGCGCCTGTTCTTGTTTGCGTTTTTGCCCCGCTGCACGTGCATGCCGTGGTGAGCGGCGAGAGCGAGTACGACGCTCTTTGTGTTCAGAGGCTTCATTCTCAGTGTTTTCAGCAGTATGCTCTGACACCGACTCCGTTGCAACAGCTGAATCAGTGACTGGTTCAGGTTGCTCTGCCGCTGTATCCGGCGCTGAAGGTATTGTAACAGGTGCTTGAGTAGACTCAGATACGTTAGGAGTCTCGGTAACGCTTTCTTGCACAACCACTGATGAATCTAGTTCACCATTACTTTCTGCTTCAACTGGCGCTACACGAACCGACCTGCGATTATCGCGACGCTTGCGACGTTCACGTGGTGGCTTGCTGACTGTTTCCGCTTCAGCAGCTTCACTGGCTGCACGTTTTGTCTCATTGCGCTCTGTTTTTGCATTGCGGTCTCTTTTGTCATGCTGTTCGTTGCGTTCGTTACGCTGAGAACGACGTGATTTAGACTTGCGTTCTTTATCTCCATGATCCCCACGCTCTTCCCCATCACTCTTGTTAGAGCGTTTGCTTTGCGTGCGCGCTTGACCATTACGTCCATTGCGCGCTTGATTGCGACGGTTGGTATTGCGACGTTGATTCTGGTTACGGCCACGACCTTTGCCTTTCTTGGCAGGAGCTGGTTTCGGCGCGAACAAAGCGGTTAACCAAGCAATAAATTGAGTTAATATGCTTGGGGTACTCTCAACTTTTGGTGCGGGTGCTTGTGGTGGCGCAGCCATTCCTTGCAAAGCGGGTTCTTCACGTTTAACTGGTGCGGCTGCCGCAGCAGACTCTTGTTTTGCTTCAACCGATTCGGTTAATTCAAGTTTGTAACTGATGTCAGTTAATGCATCTTCTGATCGACGACGATTGATCTCGAAGTGTGGAGTGGTCAAGTTCACATTTGGCAGTACCAAGATTTGAACTTTATTACGCTCTTCTAGTTGACGTACGGCTTTACGTTTTTCATTCAAAATATACGTTGCAACATCGACCGGTAATTGCGCTTCAACTTGCGCCGTGTTGTCCTTGATGCATTCTTCTTCAATGATGCGCAAAACGGAAAGCGCTAATGACTCTGTACCTCGAATCGTACCCAGACCAGTACAACGAGGGCAGACATTATGCGCCGACTCACCTAATGATGGACGCAAGCGTTGACGTGACATCTCCAGTAAGCCAAAACGTGAAATGCGGCTTAATTGCACACGCGCGCGGTCACCACTGACTGAGTCTTTCATGCGATTTTCGACTTCACGCTGATGCTTATTCACAGACATGTCAATGAAGTCAATCACCACAAGACCACCTAAATCACGTAAGCGCAGTTGTCTAGCGATCTCTTCGGCGGCTTCTAAGTTGGTATTAAACGCTGTTTCTTCGATATCGCCACCTTTGGTCGCCCGCGCTGAGTTAATATCGATTGAGGTTAATGCTTCTGTTGGATCAATAACGATAGACCCACCAGAGGGTAGACGTACTTCGCGTTTGAAAGCTGATTCGATTTGGCTTTCAATTTGGTAGTGGCTAAATAATGGCACTTCACCAGTGTATAGTTTGACGCGATTAGCAAAATCAGGACGCACCAATTTAATATGCTGCAAGGCCTGCTCGTAGACAGACTTCTTGTCGATGACAATCTCACCCACATCACGACGCAAATAATCGCGAATAGCCCGTACAATGACGTTTGATTCCTGGTGAATCAAAAAGGGTGCAGGGCGGTCTTGAGCAACATCAGATATTGCCTGCCAATGGGTTAATAATACCTTGAGATCCCATGCCAACTCTTCAGCTGATTTACCCACACCTGCGGTGCGGACAATCAGTCCCATACCTTTGGGTAGGTCAAGTTGATCTAAGGCAGCTTTTAAGTCTGAGCGCTCATCGCCTTCAATACGACGAGAGATACCACCCGCCCGTGGGTTATTAGGCATCAGGACTAAATAAGAACCAGCTAAACTAATGAACGTAGTCAGGGCTGCGCCTTTCTGGCCACGTTCTTCTTTGTCGATTTGAATGATGACTTCTTGGCCTTCTTTGACGGCATCCTTGATGTTTGGACGTCCTTCAAATGTGTAGTCATCTGGGAAGTAATTTCTCGCGATTTCTTTGAGTGGTAAAAATCCGTGACGCTCAGCGCCATAATCAACGAACGCCGCTTCTAGGCTAGGTTCTACGCGAGTGATGGTGCCTTTGTAGATGTTGGCTTTTTTTTGTTCATGGCCGGGGCTTTCGATGTCTAAATCATATAGCTTTTGACCATCAACAAGTGCAACACGCAGTTCTTCTTGCTGCGTGGCATTGATGAGCATTCTTTTCATATTGTCATATTCTCAATTACGCTGACGCATGAGAATTAGGGCAGGGCTGTGTCCACACTTATAGTGGTCTGTTCAGACAAAGATATATACACCATGTTCACAACATGGCTTTGCTCCGCTAATTTGTGCATAGCGGGAATAAATTATCTCGTTTTTCTCTTTTAGGTATCTACATCAACCTAAAATTGCTCTAATTCTGATTAGTTTGCATCAGCAAAGGTCTTATAAAAAAATGCACAAGCGCAAACGGAGTTAGTTCTCTGTGCGTTGTGACAACGTGTCATGCTTTGTAAATACCGTGTGTTCGATGGCTTGCTATGTGCATGACGTGCGGTTTGTATTAAGTTAGTAGTGTTCGCATTATGGCGAGAGACACTTGCTTATGTAGCTTCGTACCAAAAATACAATTTCGCTGTGCATATTATCGCCTGTATTTGGAATTACTGCAACAAAATTCCATGCATGATCATAAGCTTATTGATATAATCCGCACCATGAATCAAGAATCATCTCCCCAAGTCCGCTTTGTTAACGTTGACAATGATATGTCAGGGCAACGCATTGACAATTTTTTGATCACTTATCTTAAAAGTGTCCCTAAAAGTTTGGTTTATCGCTTGTTGCGCAAAGGCGAAATCAGAGTGAACAAAAAGCGCATTAAGGCTGAATATAAATTACAGCCTTCTGACATCATTCGAATTGCCCCAATTAAGATTGAACAGAAACATACGGATCAACTCAATCCTAAACTGGATAAAATCGCATCATTAGAACAGGCAATTTTGTTTGAGGATGATCGAGTGTTAGCGATAAATAAGCCCTCTGGTCTTGCCGTGCATGGTGGCAGTGGGCTTAATTTTGGCATGATTGAAGGGCTCAGAGCGTTGCGTCCACAGCAAGATTTTTTGGAGTTAGTGCATCGCCTTGACCGCGATACATCCGGCGTGATTTTGGTCGCTAAGCGCCGTTCAGCTTTGCGCAGTTTGCACGAGCAGTTACGGGAAAAACAAATGCAAAAGCGTTACCATGCGATTGTCCACGGCCATTGGCCAGAACATCGGCACAAGGTTAAGGCGCCTTTGTACAAGAATACTTTACAATCGGGGGAACGGGTTGTGGTGGTAAGGGAAGATGGCAAACCCAGTGAAACACGCTATCGTGTGTTACAGACGTTTTGCGATGCTACTCTGGTTGAGGCTTCACCGATTACTGGGCGTACCCATCAGATCAGAGTGCATTGTCAAAGTGCAGGGCATGCCATTATTGGCGATGTAAAATACTGCGAGCCTGAAATCAATAATCAATATGC encodes:
- the topA gene encoding type I DNA topoisomerase, encoding MAKSLVIVESPAKAKTINKYLGKDFIVKSSVGHIRDLPTKALGKVEAKIPAKELKTWPEKKKEEYLRRHEYMKLVDRMGVDPENDWHAHYQILQGKEKVVTELKKLAKEADTIYLATDLDREGEAIAWHLQELLGGKGKTFQRVVFNEITKSAIQDAFSAPGEVNINRVNAQQARRFLDRVVGFMLSPLLWKKVARGLSAGRVQSVAMRLVVEKEREIKAFTPEEFWDIHADLRYSTVSLTDVQLKMLVAKYQDKAFKPTNKAEAEAATSALQAQQYVVSARDSRPTTSKPSAPFITSTLQQAASTRLGFGVKKTMMLAQRLYEAGHITYMRTDSTNLSKEAVSSARDFINEHFGAPYLPSQPNIYGAKDNAQEAHEAIRPSNVNVQGASLSDMERDAQRLYELIWRQFVACQMTPAKYDSTTLRVKAGDYELTAKGRVLKFAGWTKVQTQISKKGEDVTLPDVKVGDVLALEKLDPQQHFTKPPARFNEASLVKELEKRGIGRPSTYASIISTIQDRGYVHLDNKRFYATKMGEIVTDRLSQNFADLMSYDFTAKMEQRLDDVAHGHKAWKDVLNAFYDDFYALLLMAEKPEEDGGMHANSAVQIELDCPECSRPMNVRTASTGVFLGCTGYNLPPKERCTKTLNLTPGDEAVAVVDEEDFETEALRAKKRCPLCDTAMDSYLVNETTKLHVCGNTPNCPGTEIEKGTYKIKGYDGPVLECDKCQSDMELKNGRFGKYFDCTNEACKNTRKLLKNGEPAPPKEDPVHLPELPCQKSEGAYFVLRDGASGIFLAAHNFPKSRETRAPLVSELKRFKDRISPKFYYLADAPAKDPDGQPAIVRYSRKTKQQYVMSENENGKASGWAAWFQEGKWVVDDKRKKAK
- the rne gene encoding ribonuclease E, which produces MKRMLINATQQEELRVALVDGQKLYDLDIESPGHEQKKANIYKGTITRVEPSLEAAFVDYGAERHGFLPLKEIARNYFPDDYTFEGRPNIKDAVKEGQEVIIQIDKEERGQKGAALTTFISLAGSYLVLMPNNPRAGGISRRIEGDERSDLKAALDQLDLPKGMGLIVRTAGVGKSAEELAWDLKVLLTHWQAISDVAQDRPAPFLIHQESNVIVRAIRDYLRRDVGEIVIDKKSVYEQALQHIKLVRPDFANRVKLYTGEVPLFSHYQIESQIESAFKREVRLPSGGSIVIDPTEALTSIDINSARATKGGDIEETAFNTNLEAAEEIARQLRLRDLGGLVVIDFIDMSVNKHQREVENRMKDSVSGDRARVQLSRISRFGLLEMSRQRLRPSLGESAHNVCPRCTGLGTIRGTESLALSVLRIIEEECIKDNTAQVEAQLPVDVATYILNEKRKAVRQLEERNKVQILVLPNVNLTTPHFEINRRRSEDALTDISYKLELTESVEAKQESAAAAAPVKREEPALQGMAAPPQAPAPKVESTPSILTQFIAWLTALFAPKPAPAKKGKGRGRNQNQRRNTNRRNQARNGRNGQARTQSKRSNKSDGEERGDHGDKERKSKSRRSQRNERNEQHDKRDRNAKTERNETKRAASEAAEAETVSKPPRERRKRRDNRRSVRVAPVEAESNGELDSSVVVQESVTETPNVSESTQAPVTIPSAPDTAAEQPEPVTDSAVATESVSEHTAENTENEASEHKERRTRSRRSPRHARAAGQKRKQEQAQAELPLDDAVESDVVEPVVSEQNEDATIMAESGKQAEPSTSAEVTQAVETASVTEMVAESEIAVTETVTEPGIDIHPPVDAEPAKLVDAEPTKQAALPSKARASHPTALPKALESEFGDIVINVLNDASRPTIARTARQAAIASVVNRAQAPMTRPASVD
- the rluC gene encoding 23S rRNA pseudouridine(955/2504/2580) synthase RluC, which codes for MNQESSPQVRFVNVDNDMSGQRIDNFLITYLKSVPKSLVYRLLRKGEIRVNKKRIKAEYKLQPSDIIRIAPIKIEQKHTDQLNPKLDKIASLEQAILFEDDRVLAINKPSGLAVHGGSGLNFGMIEGLRALRPQQDFLELVHRLDRDTSGVILVAKRRSALRSLHEQLREKQMQKRYHAIVHGHWPEHRHKVKAPLYKNTLQSGERVVVVREDGKPSETRYRVLQTFCDATLVEASPITGRTHQIRVHCQSAGHAIIGDVKYCEPEINNQYAQNGFSRLALHAATLSFMHPATQEPMRIMAKYDKPFKYVIQQLEALSNQS
- a CDS encoding dicarboxylate/amino acid:cation symporter, which produces MTEPQKLSLTVRIFIGMVAGAAAGLLLNAVFGESGDLVIAGVSLNDNVVDGLFGALGQIFIASLKMLVVPLVFISLVCGTSSLSEPAKLGSLGGKSIALYITTTAIAISSAIIAALIIAPGEGLNLTTEATYSAKEAPALSQVFVNMFPSNPIASMAQGNMLQIIVFAVIFGVALTLAGDSGERIKAAFNDLNNVMMKIVSMVMAIAPYGVFVLMAKLFASIGFDTILGLAKYFFLVFFVLVFHGLVTYPVLLKTLTGLDPRMLLNKMKQTCLFAFSTSSSNATLPVTMATARQKLGVQPSVASFTIPLGATINMDGTAIMQGVATVFIAQVYGVDLSVTDYLLVILTATLASIGTAGVPGVGLIMLAMVLQQVNLPVEGIALIIGVDRLLDMTRTAVNVTGDCMVACIVAKSEGELDESVFNDPDVEDVKI
- the astB gene encoding N-succinylarginine dihydrolase codes for the protein MSGVEVNFDGLVGPTHNYAGLSYGNVASKQHAKGTSQPKAAAQQGLRKMQTVAELGLPQGVLAPNARPDINILRRLGFSGSDTQVINKVAKTEPALLAAMYSASSMWTANAATVSPSADTADGKVHFTPANLNNKLHRSIEPTQTGAILKSVFSDEAHFAHHTHLPEQDSFGDEGAANHTRFCAQYDQTGIEFFVYGRSAMRPDVPAPTKFPARHTLEASQAVARLHGLNENQCVFALQNPDVIDQGVFHNDVIAVGNQNTLFYHEQAFHNTVQVKTELAQKGETVGIKDMHFIEVPTVEVSVEDAVKSYLFNTQLLTINREQDDVHMALIAPTECRENAAVHAYLSKLTDAGTPIKHVHYLDVKQSMKNGGGPACLRLRVALNKAQLKAVNPKCFLTSEQFEVLYQWVDKHYRDELAPADLADPNLLTESYTALDELTQILGLGSVYSFQQD